Proteins encoded in a region of the Clostridia bacterium genome:
- the spo0A gene encoding sporulation transcription factor Spo0A has protein sequence MVKEKIKVLIADDNKDFVAILQEYFTRQEDITVVGEAGNGLETLELISSEMPDIVLLDIIMPHLDGLGVLERIGEADYFDQRPKTIILTAFGQESMAQKAVQLGADYFILKPFDLDTLANRIRQLFNGLTISSVNAAPTTYQHSAVRTRNLDLEVTNIIHQMGVPAHIKGYQYLRDAILLVIEDIGLLSAITKELYPAIAEKYETTPSRVERAIRHAIELAWDRGNIDLMNKFFGYTINIERGKPTNSEFIAMVADKLRMGTKAS, from the coding sequence ATGGTAAAAGAAAAGATTAAAGTATTAATTGCTGATGATAACAAAGATTTTGTAGCAATTTTACAAGAGTATTTTACCCGACAAGAAGACATCACTGTGGTTGGTGAGGCCGGAAATGGCTTGGAAACACTAGAGTTAATTTCCAGTGAAATGCCGGATATAGTTCTTTTGGATATTATTATGCCTCATTTAGACGGATTAGGAGTTTTGGAAAGAATTGGTGAAGCAGATTATTTTGATCAACGACCCAAGACAATCATACTAACGGCTTTTGGACAGGAATCCATGGCTCAAAAAGCTGTACAATTGGGAGCCGATTATTTTATTCTTAAACCTTTTGATTTGGATACTTTGGCTAATCGTATCCGGCAATTATTTAATGGTTTGACCATTAGTTCGGTAAATGCGGCCCCCACGACTTATCAGCATTCCGCGGTACGGACCCGCAATTTAGATTTGGAGGTCACTAATATTATTCATCAAATGGGTGTTCCAGCCCATATTAAAGGTTATCAATATTTACGTGACGCCATTTTATTGGTAATTGAGGATATTGGTCTTCTGAGTGCGATTACTAAAGAATTATATCCGGCCATAGCTGAAAAATATGAAACTACTCCTAGTCGTGTGGAAAGGGCTATTAGACATGCCATTGAATTAGCCTGGGATCGAGGCAATATAGATCTTATGAATAAATTTTTCGGGTATACAATTAATATTGAACGCGGTAAACCAACTAATTCGGAGTTTATTGCCATGGTCGCTGATAAATTACGGATGGGTACTAAAGCTAGTTAA